From the genome of Muricauda sp. SCSIO 64092, one region includes:
- a CDS encoding RNA methyltransferase, producing the protein MRKLANAELDRLDIPGFKKTKKTPLILVLDNIRSLNNIGSVFRTADAFLIQKIYLCGITAKPPNKDIHKTALGATESVDWEYIETTMEALGKLQQQGFQVISVEQAEKAIQLQHVKVQPDTTYALVFGNEVKGVSQEVVSASDGVVEIPQFGTKHSLNISVSAGIVVWDFWTKLNGIKRKP; encoded by the coding sequence ATGCGAAAGTTGGCGAATGCGGAATTAGACCGTTTGGACATCCCAGGGTTTAAAAAAACCAAAAAAACACCCTTGATTTTGGTCTTGGACAATATTAGAAGTTTAAATAACATAGGCTCGGTTTTTCGTACCGCCGATGCCTTTTTGATACAGAAAATCTATCTCTGCGGGATAACCGCCAAACCCCCGAACAAGGATATTCACAAAACGGCATTGGGCGCAACGGAAAGTGTGGATTGGGAGTATATAGAAACGACCATGGAGGCCCTTGGCAAGCTACAGCAACAGGGTTTCCAGGTAATTTCGGTGGAGCAAGCTGAAAAGGCCATCCAATTGCAGCATGTAAAAGTACAACCGGATACGACCTACGCCCTGGTCTTTGGCAATGAGGTGAAAGGGGTATCCCAGGAGGTGGTCTCGGCAAGTGACGGGGTGGTAGAGATCCCGCAGTTTGGGACCAAGCATTCCTTGAATATTTCCGTGAGTGCAGGGATTGTGGTGTGGGATTTTTGGACCAAACTCAATGGTATAAAAAGAAAACCCTGA